The Schistocerca piceifrons isolate TAMUIC-IGC-003096 chromosome 5, iqSchPice1.1, whole genome shotgun sequence genome has a segment encoding these proteins:
- the LOC124798098 gene encoding ejaculatory bulb-specific protein 3-like — MARNMIFYCCLVAAVAISAKAAPRDKLDNFNVDEILNNDRLLKSYIQCMLDADDGKCTTEGKEIKSRLPKLLATGCGDCSPSQLERAIKSLKHITEKHPAEWTKLKAKFDPTGEYTKKNADTWKQYGVTL, encoded by the exons ATGGCAAGAAACATGATCTTCTACTGCTGCCTCGTGGCTGCTGTTGCCATTTCGGCGAAAGCCGCCCCGCGAGACAAGCTCGACAACTTCAACGTGGACGAGATCCTCAACAACGACCGCCTCTTGAAATCCTACATCCAGTGCATGCTCGATGCAGATGATGGGAAGTGCACCACCGAGGGCAAGGAGATCAAAA GCAGGCTGCCAAAATTATTGGCGACGGGATGTGGAGACTGCTCGCCTAGCCAGCTGGAGAGGGCTATCAAGAGCCTGAAGCACATCACAGAGAAGCACCCTGCAGAGTGGACCAAGCTGAAGGCCAAGTTCGACCCCACGGGCGAGTACACAAAGAAGAACGCCGACACCTGGAAGCAGTACGGCGTCACTCTCTGA